The Strix aluco isolate bStrAlu1 chromosome 19, bStrAlu1.hap1, whole genome shotgun sequence genome contains a region encoding:
- the UBE2G1 gene encoding ubiquitin-conjugating enzyme E2 G1 isoform X1: MTELQSALLLRRQLAELNKNPVEGFSAGLIDDNDLYRWEVLIIGPPDTLYEGGVFKAHLTFPKDYPLRPPKMKFITEIWHPNVDKNGDVCISILHEPGEDKYGYEKPEERWLPIHTVETIMISVISMLADPNGDSPANVDAAKEWREDRNGEFKRKVARCVRKSQETAFE, encoded by the exons ATGACGGAGCTCCAGTCCGCCTTGCTACTGCGGAGACAACTAGCAG AGCTCAACAAAAATCCAGTGGAAGGCTTTTCAGCGGGCTTAATAGATGACAATGATCTTTATCGATGGGAAGTCCTTATTATTGGTCCTCCAGATACACTATA TGAAGGTGGTGTTTTCAAGGCTCATCTTACTTTTCCAAAAGACTATCCACTGAGGCCGCCAAAAATGAAATTCATCACAGAAATCTGGCATCCAAATG TTGACAAGAATGGCGATGTCTGCATTTCAATTCTTCatgagcctggagaagacaaaTATGGCTATGAAAAACCTGAGGAACGCTGGCTTCCCATTCACACAGTGGAAACTATAATGATTAGTGTTATTTCTATGCTGGCAGATCCCAATGGTGATTCTCCTGCTAATGTTGATGCAGCG AAAGAAtggagagaagacagaaatggagaatttaaaagaaaagttgccCGCTGTGTAAGAAAAAGCCAAGAAACTGCTTTTGAGTGA
- the UBE2G1 gene encoding ubiquitin-conjugating enzyme E2 G1 isoform X3: MTMIFIDGKSLLLVLQIHYSGVFKAHLTFPKDYPLRPPKMKFITEIWHPNVDKNGDVCISILHEPGEDKYGYEKPEERWLPIHTVETIMISVISMLADPNGDSPANVDAAKEWREDRNGEFKRKVARCVRKSQETAFE, encoded by the exons ATGACAATGATCTTTATCGATGGGAAGTCCTTATTATTGGTCCTCCAGATACACTATA GTGGTGTTTTCAAGGCTCATCTTACTTTTCCAAAAGACTATCCACTGAGGCCGCCAAAAATGAAATTCATCACAGAAATCTGGCATCCAAATG TTGACAAGAATGGCGATGTCTGCATTTCAATTCTTCatgagcctggagaagacaaaTATGGCTATGAAAAACCTGAGGAACGCTGGCTTCCCATTCACACAGTGGAAACTATAATGATTAGTGTTATTTCTATGCTGGCAGATCCCAATGGTGATTCTCCTGCTAATGTTGATGCAGCG AAAGAAtggagagaagacagaaatggagaatttaaaagaaaagttgccCGCTGTGTAAGAAAAAGCCAAGAAACTGCTTTTGAGTGA
- the UBE2G1 gene encoding ubiquitin-conjugating enzyme E2 G1 isoform X2 yields the protein MQLLHYIKCELNKNPVEGFSAGLIDDNDLYRWEVLIIGPPDTLYEGGVFKAHLTFPKDYPLRPPKMKFITEIWHPNVDKNGDVCISILHEPGEDKYGYEKPEERWLPIHTVETIMISVISMLADPNGDSPANVDAAKEWREDRNGEFKRKVARCVRKSQETAFE from the exons ATGCAGCTTTTGCATTATATCAAGTGTG AGCTCAACAAAAATCCAGTGGAAGGCTTTTCAGCGGGCTTAATAGATGACAATGATCTTTATCGATGGGAAGTCCTTATTATTGGTCCTCCAGATACACTATA TGAAGGTGGTGTTTTCAAGGCTCATCTTACTTTTCCAAAAGACTATCCACTGAGGCCGCCAAAAATGAAATTCATCACAGAAATCTGGCATCCAAATG TTGACAAGAATGGCGATGTCTGCATTTCAATTCTTCatgagcctggagaagacaaaTATGGCTATGAAAAACCTGAGGAACGCTGGCTTCCCATTCACACAGTGGAAACTATAATGATTAGTGTTATTTCTATGCTGGCAGATCCCAATGGTGATTCTCCTGCTAATGTTGATGCAGCG AAAGAAtggagagaagacagaaatggagaatttaaaagaaaagttgccCGCTGTGTAAGAAAAAGCCAAGAAACTGCTTTTGAGTGA